In Pseudoalteromonas piratica, the following proteins share a genomic window:
- a CDS encoding beta-ketoacyl synthase encodes MTALPIVVGMGGINAAGRTSGHQGFRRIVLDKLTQEARQETFLGLATLMNLVRQENGALIDHENQPITASNIESKYGEQILAGTLIRKIEDNHFDVDATHGHQKMTVLPAEGEQIVFETSARHLPTPLPRDWHVESLESGKVKVSISGELSLKHDTFRDNPIKAAGQFPTGFDPSTLYNSRYQPRGLQATIFAATDAIKSTGLDWDAVLAVVDPDQIGTYSASVAGQMQEEAFGGMMKNRLKGDRVSTKNLALGLNTMSTDFINAYVTGNVGTTFTTSGACATFLYNLRAAVHDIKAGRTRVAIVGSVDCAITPEIVEGFGNMSALANVDGLKKLDNSDTPDLRRTSRPFGENCGFTIGEGAQFAVLMDDTLALELGADVMGSVPDVFVNADGIKKSITAPGPGNYITMAKSVALASSILGEEAVQKRSYILAHGSSTPQNRVTESIIYDRVAKAFNIDNWKLAAPKAFVGHTIGPASGDQMAMALGIFSHNIMPGITTINKVADDVFADRLDIRTEHYACESQDIAFINSKGFGGNNATAPMFSASVTLDMLTKRHGETAMANYRDKLTTTKQQQDAYSDAANSGDYQLIYRFGDGLIDENEIELTQEILSLPGFAQSVKLKATNPFDDMV; translated from the coding sequence ATGACTGCATTACCTATTGTTGTTGGAATGGGTGGTATTAATGCCGCAGGACGAACTTCTGGTCATCAGGGGTTTCGTCGCATCGTTTTAGACAAACTAACACAAGAAGCACGACAAGAGACATTTCTTGGTCTTGCGACTTTAATGAATTTAGTTCGCCAAGAAAACGGGGCATTAATCGATCATGAAAATCAGCCAATCACTGCATCAAATATTGAAAGCAAATATGGTGAACAAATTCTAGCCGGTACGCTAATTCGTAAAATTGAAGACAACCATTTTGATGTTGATGCAACCCATGGTCATCAAAAAATGACGGTTTTGCCTGCTGAGGGTGAGCAAATTGTATTTGAAACAAGCGCACGTCATTTACCAACTCCATTACCTAGAGATTGGCATGTTGAATCACTTGAAAGTGGTAAAGTTAAAGTATCAATTTCAGGTGAGTTATCGTTAAAGCACGATACTTTTCGAGATAACCCAATTAAAGCAGCAGGCCAATTTCCTACTGGCTTTGATCCCAGCACTCTTTATAACAGCCGTTATCAACCGCGAGGTTTGCAAGCAACCATTTTTGCCGCAACAGACGCAATTAAGTCAACGGGCCTAGATTGGGATGCTGTGTTAGCGGTAGTTGACCCTGATCAAATCGGTACTTATTCAGCATCGGTTGCCGGTCAAATGCAAGAAGAAGCATTTGGTGGCATGATGAAAAATCGCTTAAAAGGCGACCGTGTCAGTACTAAAAACTTAGCACTTGGTTTAAATACCATGTCTACTGACTTTATTAATGCCTATGTTACAGGCAATGTGGGTACAACGTTCACCACATCTGGTGCTTGTGCCACTTTCTTATATAACCTACGTGCAGCTGTGCATGATATTAAAGCAGGGCGTACACGCGTGGCAATTGTAGGCAGTGTAGATTGCGCCATAACTCCTGAAATTGTTGAAGGCTTTGGCAATATGAGTGCGCTTGCCAATGTTGATGGTTTGAAAAAACTTGATAATAGTGATACTCCTGACTTGCGCCGTACTAGCCGACCTTTTGGCGAAAACTGTGGTTTTACCATTGGTGAAGGCGCCCAATTTGCTGTTTTAATGGATGATACGCTCGCTCTGGAATTAGGTGCTGATGTAATGGGCTCTGTGCCTGATGTTTTCGTCAATGCCGATGGCATTAAAAAGTCAATTACCGCACCAGGCCCAGGAAACTATATCACCATGGCAAAATCGGTTGCACTGGCAAGCAGTATTCTAGGTGAAGAAGCGGTACAAAAACGCAGTTATATTCTGGCACATGGTTCAAGTACACCACAAAACCGTGTAACAGAATCAATCATTTACGATCGTGTAGCAAAAGCATTTAATATTGATAATTGGAAGCTTGCAGCACCTAAAGCGTTTGTTGGTCACACCATTGGCCCCGCAAGCGGTGATCAAATGGCAATGGCATTGGGTATTTTTAGTCACAACATCATGCCGGGCATCACTACTATCAATAAAGTTGCTGATGATGTTTTTGCGGATCGTCTTGATATTCGCACTGAACATTACGCTTGCGAGAGCCAAGATATTGCATTTATTAATTCCAAAGGCTTTGGTGGCAATAATGCAACAGCACCCATGTTTTCGGCCTCTGTTACACTGGATATGCTAACAAAACGTCATGGCGAAACGGCAATGGCAAACTACCGTGATAAGCTCACAACCACAAAACAACAACAAGACGCATACAGTGATGCTGCAAATAGCGGCGACTACCAGTTAATTTATCGCTTTGGTGATGGTTTGATAGATGAAAATGAAATTGAACTAACACAAGAAATACTTTCATTACCGGGCTTCGCCCAATCAGTGAAGTTAAAAGCAACTAACCCTTTCGATGATATGGTGTAA
- a CDS encoding GlxA family transcriptional regulator, giving the protein MTKMTKVRLLLYPQVLATSVTLPVEMLKAGDASNYKRHGTSLDIKFVSTEQTIIKCRAGCAFVPDLTVNNDDEADFIIVPGIWRNPRPVIKHNQTAISYLARQWQQGATIVGVGTGNCLLAEAGLLDNHAATTHWHYAKQFRKDYPRVNLKPEFFITQSERIFCAASLNSLADIMVHLIAQLYGREAAQNVERNFSHEIRKPYEEQRYLEGAVDRHPDELIAQIQFWLKNNLTSDFSLHDVAEQFGISQRTLSRRFKAATGSTANHYLQKMRLEMAQELLSSTNLTVQDVAVEVGYIDQGYLTKVFKRELNQTPSDYRLLVRKKLFKTDS; this is encoded by the coding sequence ATGACAAAAATGACAAAAGTAAGGCTGTTGCTATACCCGCAAGTGCTAGCAACAAGTGTGACATTGCCCGTCGAGATGTTAAAAGCTGGTGACGCCTCTAATTATAAGAGACATGGGACATCCCTCGATATTAAATTTGTATCAACTGAGCAAACAATTATTAAATGTCGTGCTGGTTGTGCTTTTGTGCCTGATCTGACAGTAAATAATGATGATGAAGCAGACTTTATTATCGTGCCAGGCATTTGGCGAAACCCAAGGCCTGTGATTAAGCATAACCAAACCGCAATTTCGTATTTAGCAAGGCAGTGGCAACAAGGCGCAACTATTGTGGGTGTAGGAACAGGTAATTGTTTACTGGCTGAAGCGGGGTTATTAGATAATCATGCAGCGACTACACATTGGCATTACGCAAAACAATTTCGAAAAGACTATCCGCGTGTTAATTTAAAACCAGAGTTTTTTATCACCCAATCAGAGCGCATCTTTTGCGCTGCTAGTTTAAATTCACTGGCAGACATTATGGTGCATTTAATCGCCCAGTTATATGGTCGAGAAGCGGCACAAAACGTAGAACGGAATTTTTCACATGAAATTAGAAAGCCCTACGAAGAGCAACGCTACTTGGAGGGTGCTGTGGATAGGCATCCGGATGAATTAATTGCACAAATACAGTTTTGGCTTAAGAACAACCTTACCAGTGATTTTTCATTACATGATGTTGCTGAGCAATTTGGCATCAGTCAGCGCACACTTTCACGACGTTTTAAGGCGGCAACGGGATCAACAGCAAATCACTATTTGCAAAAAATGCGCCTTGAGATGGCGCAAGAATTATTATCATCCACCAATTTAACAGTACAAGATGTTGCTGTTGAAGTTGGTTATATTGATCAAGGTTATTTAACAAAAGTGTTCAAACGAGAACTCAACCAGACGCCGTCAGATTATCGGCTTTTGGTTCGAAAAAAACTGTTTAAAACCGATTCATAA
- a CDS encoding S8 family serine peptidase, with the protein MKIKTPLLAASLIIACTPAIAKITDSTFPLVTGDPLVSQQWHLQNTGQTGFSQSSGVAGNDLDLDFTHLMGIKGRGITVSIIDSGVEIDHPDLRTNVVDGSINLGDGSNYPQDDDGHGTSVSGLIAATEANGLGGRGVAPHANIIGFNYLPNQTVGNWLVAHGLSEDFRQLDRFTDPRVFNQSYGSTPASPRVHDYSLDPWQELQDSVYQDITENSHWGRGSVYVKSAGNSFEVYNAFYRGYRILVLPYENNQFFNNQGLPFHNANISSDNTNHWNLVVSALNAEGKLSSYSSVGSNVFVAAPGGEFGEAAPAMVTIDLQGCDAGSNVAGEHGNALHGGSELDPNCDYTGTMNGTSSAAPNTSGAIANIMSANHALDARAIRHILAQTARKTDVEHPGVDLTFENANGELVTYNAIPAWQTNAAGYNFHQYYGFGAVDVDDAVYKALFTPAAPLPEQVITPWQLQTANVEIPDASLVGATSALSFEQDVTVEAVQVKLNIDHSRLRDLAIELISPSGTRSILMSARTGWLSSTQGGYTDTLLLSNHFYGESAKGEWQLKVIDTDKGNSFTLGYNAAIGLIGFNRDNNTENGMLKDWSLRVIGH; encoded by the coding sequence ATGAAAATAAAAACACCTTTGTTGGCGGCGAGCTTAATCATCGCTTGTACGCCGGCAATAGCTAAAATCACCGATTCAACTTTTCCGCTTGTTACGGGAGATCCGCTTGTTTCTCAACAGTGGCATTTACAAAACACAGGGCAAACAGGTTTTTCTCAGTCTTCAGGTGTTGCTGGTAATGACTTAGATTTAGATTTCACTCACTTGATGGGAATTAAAGGTCGTGGCATTACTGTTTCGATAATTGATTCTGGCGTAGAAATTGACCACCCAGATTTAAGAACGAATGTTGTTGATGGTTCTATCAACCTTGGCGACGGTTCAAATTACCCGCAAGATGATGATGGTCACGGTACTTCAGTGTCTGGTTTGATTGCTGCTACTGAAGCAAATGGCTTAGGTGGCCGCGGTGTTGCACCACATGCAAATATTATTGGTTTTAACTATTTACCAAATCAGACGGTAGGTAATTGGCTGGTGGCGCATGGTTTATCAGAAGACTTTCGTCAATTAGATCGTTTTACAGACCCACGTGTATTTAACCAAAGTTATGGTAGTACACCGGCAAGCCCGCGCGTTCACGATTACTCACTTGATCCGTGGCAAGAACTGCAAGATTCTGTATACCAAGACATCACAGAAAATAGTCACTGGGGACGTGGTTCAGTTTATGTAAAATCTGCTGGCAACTCTTTTGAAGTATATAATGCATTCTATCGAGGTTATCGCATTTTAGTATTACCTTATGAGAATAATCAGTTTTTCAATAACCAAGGTTTACCATTTCACAATGCAAACATTTCATCAGACAATACAAACCATTGGAACTTGGTTGTTTCAGCACTGAATGCTGAAGGCAAGTTAAGTTCATATTCGTCTGTTGGTTCAAATGTGTTTGTAGCTGCTCCTGGTGGGGAGTTTGGCGAAGCAGCGCCAGCAATGGTTACGATTGACTTACAGGGCTGTGATGCAGGAAGCAATGTAGCAGGTGAACATGGTAATGCACTTCATGGCGGTAGTGAATTAGATCCAAATTGTGACTATACAGGCACAATGAATGGCACATCATCTGCTGCGCCAAATACATCGGGGGCGATTGCCAATATTATGTCGGCAAATCACGCGTTAGATGCGCGCGCTATTCGTCATATTCTCGCGCAAACAGCGCGTAAAACAGATGTTGAACACCCTGGCGTTGATTTAACATTTGAAAATGCGAATGGTGAATTAGTGACCTATAATGCGATCCCTGCATGGCAGACCAATGCCGCTGGTTATAACTTCCATCAGTATTATGGTTTTGGTGCCGTAGATGTTGATGATGCGGTCTATAAAGCGCTCTTTACCCCGGCTGCGCCATTACCTGAACAAGTTATTACTCCTTGGCAGCTGCAAACGGCAAATGTTGAAATTCCAGATGCGAGTTTAGTAGGTGCAACAAGTGCGCTTTCATTTGAACAAGATGTAACCGTTGAAGCTGTTCAAGTGAAGTTGAATATTGATCACTCTCGTCTGCGTGATCTTGCGATTGAACTAATTTCACCGTCGGGTACACGCTCAATTTTAATGAGTGCGCGCACAGGTTGGTTATCGAGTACACAAGGTGGTTATACTGATACTTTACTACTTAGTAATCACTTCTACGGTGAATCTGCAAAAGGTGAGTGGCAGTTAAAAGTAATTGATACTGATAAAGGCAACAGTTTTACTTTAGGTTATAACGCTGCAATTGGTTTAATTGGCTTTAATCGCGATAACAATACCGAAAATGGTATGTTAAAAGATTGGTCGCTTCGTGTAATTGGTCACTAG
- a CDS encoding sensor domain-containing protein, translated as MVRNLVKNSVVAPEVLLEHAPIGLFVAKPNGECIFANHALYKVLNLLNTNIVGNSYISAMHPDDRQGAIKQWYESTAKGKPFHYTFRSLSKSKGKLLAIHAIPLLEDERLVAYLGIIEDVTAINETERKLYLSQQRYELAAKGASAGVWDWDIVSNEVFYSTKFTELLGFDNLAFGNDFASFTEQIHPDDLAQFNANLDVHLSDPFEIFDIEVRMYSAKQHELWFHIVGEALRDDKGKPYRMVGSMSDITEKKQSQQVIWHQANFDALTQLPNRNMFTDRLNQEIIKSKRSGSKFALLFIDLDHFKEVNDTLGHNAGDLLLVEVSERLKVILRETDTVARIGGDEFTALLCNIYSLADVENIAGKLIQAIEMPFYINNESIFISASIGITVFPDHSEKMDELLRFADQAMYLSKEEGRKQYRHFNKTLQEKTEKAHLLTQELRLAVINQQFEVLYQPILCISDKTIHKAEALIRWHHPELGMVSPAEFIPLAETSGMIIDIGNWVFQQAAEQVKKWQQSYNEQFQISVNRSPAQFQVNTTQHDVIWLNTLLQLGLKHGICIEITEGLLLDDDEFIKETLKKFQSAGVAISLDDFGTGYAALSYLTKFDIDYLKIDRAFVMNLEESKQNQALCEAIIVMAHKLGLKVIAEGVETREQLAILEAADCDYAQGYFISKPISHVDFDNELKSDDPFSVEHKTHAKKNKTPAT; from the coding sequence TTGGTACGGAACTTAGTCAAAAATAGTGTTGTTGCTCCTGAAGTCCTTCTTGAGCATGCCCCAATAGGTTTGTTTGTCGCCAAACCTAACGGAGAATGCATTTTTGCCAACCATGCACTCTATAAAGTGTTAAATCTACTCAATACAAATATTGTTGGAAACAGCTATATTTCTGCAATGCATCCTGACGACCGTCAAGGTGCGATTAAACAATGGTACGAAAGTACAGCTAAAGGCAAACCATTCCATTACACATTTCGCTCTTTATCTAAAAGCAAAGGAAAACTACTCGCGATCCATGCCATTCCGCTACTTGAAGATGAACGTTTGGTTGCTTATTTAGGCATTATTGAAGACGTCACTGCAATAAATGAAACCGAGCGTAAACTTTATTTAAGTCAGCAACGCTACGAACTTGCAGCAAAAGGGGCAAGTGCAGGCGTGTGGGATTGGGACATTGTTTCAAACGAGGTGTTTTACTCAACAAAGTTCACAGAATTACTTGGCTTTGATAACTTAGCTTTTGGCAATGATTTCGCCTCATTCACAGAACAAATACACCCAGACGATCTTGCTCAGTTTAATGCAAATCTTGATGTTCACTTATCAGATCCATTTGAAATTTTTGACATTGAAGTTCGCATGTACAGTGCCAAGCAACATGAGCTCTGGTTCCACATTGTTGGCGAAGCATTACGCGATGACAAAGGTAAGCCCTATCGTATGGTGGGCTCAATGTCAGACATCACTGAGAAAAAGCAATCTCAGCAAGTTATTTGGCATCAGGCCAACTTTGATGCGTTAACGCAACTGCCTAATCGCAACATGTTTACAGATAGGCTTAACCAGGAAATTATTAAAAGCAAACGTTCAGGTAGTAAATTTGCACTTCTTTTTATTGATTTAGACCACTTCAAAGAAGTTAATGACACCTTAGGTCATAACGCGGGTGATTTGCTACTTGTGGAGGTTTCTGAACGCTTAAAAGTTATTTTGCGTGAAACGGACACGGTTGCGCGTATCGGCGGAGACGAGTTCACAGCCTTGCTGTGTAATATTTATAGTCTGGCTGATGTAGAAAACATCGCAGGTAAGTTGATCCAAGCAATTGAAATGCCTTTTTATATCAATAATGAATCAATTTTTATCTCTGCTAGTATCGGCATCACTGTTTTTCCTGATCACAGTGAGAAAATGGATGAGTTACTGAGGTTTGCCGATCAAGCCATGTACTTATCGAAAGAAGAAGGACGAAAACAGTACCGTCACTTTAATAAAACATTGCAAGAGAAAACAGAAAAAGCGCATTTATTGACGCAAGAGCTGCGACTAGCTGTTATTAACCAACAATTTGAAGTACTTTATCAGCCAATTTTGTGTATTTCAGATAAAACCATTCATAAAGCTGAAGCACTTATTCGCTGGCATCACCCAGAGCTTGGTATGGTCAGCCCAGCCGAGTTTATTCCCTTAGCTGAAACGTCTGGCATGATTATCGACATTGGTAATTGGGTATTTCAACAGGCTGCAGAGCAAGTTAAAAAATGGCAGCAAAGCTACAACGAACAGTTTCAAATAAGTGTTAACCGCTCTCCAGCGCAATTTCAGGTAAATACCACGCAGCATGATGTAATATGGCTCAATACACTGTTACAACTTGGTTTAAAACACGGCATTTGCATTGAGATTACAGAAGGGTTACTACTCGATGATGACGAGTTCATAAAAGAAACTTTAAAAAAGTTCCAGTCTGCTGGTGTAGCTATCTCGTTGGATGACTTTGGAACGGGTTATGCTGCACTGTCATATTTAACCAAATTTGATATTGATTATTTAAAAATTGATCGCGCGTTTGTAATGAATTTAGAAGAATCTAAACAAAACCAGGCGCTATGTGAAGCAATTATTGTGATGGCTCATAAACTTGGATTAAAGGTGATTGCAGAAGGAGTTGAAACACGAGAACAACTGGCCATTTTAGAAGCCGCCGATTGTGATTACGCACAAGGTTATTTCATATCAAAACCGATTAGTCATGTAGACTTTGATAATGAGCTCAAAAGTGACGATCCGTTTTCTGTAGAGCACAAGACTCACGCTAAAAAGAATAAAACGCCTGCTACTTAG
- a CDS encoding DUF6942 family protein, translating to MSEVGFGCNRYRIAFYVENAPSYSQFANPKSLIALPTGAINEIGMQCGNGWRKQFNVFAKFIYALQPNVFDGREKETSWQLFRDKHLLQQDSHTALLFSPPNLSKKNVFHIIAGRSYAKKLLIKSLKNVQLVWLNNEFAFDIENKLIVCPFLDYRQLSNMKIAFLAQMCQQMLHSHSIDLKDFHLPDL from the coding sequence ATGTCAGAAGTTGGATTTGGATGCAACCGCTATCGCATTGCTTTTTATGTTGAAAATGCACCATCGTACTCACAATTTGCTAACCCAAAAAGCTTGATTGCATTGCCAACTGGCGCCATAAATGAAATAGGGATGCAATGTGGAAATGGTTGGCGTAAACAATTTAATGTTTTTGCTAAGTTTATTTACGCTCTTCAACCAAATGTATTTGATGGGCGGGAAAAAGAAACAAGCTGGCAACTCTTCCGCGACAAACACCTTTTGCAACAGGACTCCCATACCGCATTACTGTTTAGCCCTCCAAACCTAAGCAAAAAGAATGTTTTTCACATCATTGCTGGGCGTAGTTATGCCAAAAAACTGCTGATTAAGTCACTGAAGAATGTGCAGCTAGTATGGCTAAACAATGAATTTGCATTTGATATTGAAAATAAACTCATCGTTTGTCCGTTTCTTGATTACCGACAACTGTCAAATATGAAAATCGCGTTTCTAGCGCAAATGTGCCAACAAATGCTGCACTCACACTCAATTGACCTTAAAGATTTTCATTTGCCCGATTTGTAA
- a CDS encoding gamma-glutamylcyclotransferase family protein, giving the protein MERLFSYGTLQQENVQQSNFGRKLAGEEAVLTGYRLSEIKISDANVVKQSGKAYHPILIFTGSVSDEVKGSCFWLTPEELAQVDRYEVAEYTRINATTKDGKSCWIYAASSEVSADL; this is encoded by the coding sequence ATGGAACGCTTGTTTAGTTATGGCACTTTACAACAAGAAAATGTACAGCAGTCAAACTTTGGTCGGAAATTAGCGGGTGAAGAAGCAGTTCTAACAGGCTATCGCTTGTCAGAAATTAAAATTAGTGACGCAAATGTTGTAAAGCAAAGTGGCAAGGCATACCACCCTATTTTAATATTTACAGGCAGTGTGAGTGACGAAGTTAAAGGAAGCTGTTTTTGGCTGACACCTGAAGAGCTTGCTCAGGTTGATCGTTATGAGGTCGCTGAGTACACACGTATAAATGCCACCACGAAAGATGGCAAATCATGTTGGATTTATGCCGCATCTTCGGAAGTGTCTGCTGATTTATGA
- a CDS encoding anhydro-N-acetylmuramic acid kinase translates to MNAHSSLYIGIMSGTSLDGIDIALVEITDNQTRLIASLETPFTPSLKQQLSSLITSKQCDLATIGDLSYQLADEYANAVNYLLNENKVSASAVTAIGVHGQTVFHHPESNYPHSLQLVNASVLAVKTGINCVHNFREMDIALGGQGAPLVPLFHQSLRPQLAIELPEESLVFANIGGIANLSICDKDNLLGFDSGPGNTLIDIIVQTRFEKEFDHNGALARKGNVNSAFLEAMLTDPYFQSEIPKSTGREYFNLSWLASFEEYANINAYDILATVTELTAITMTQTLKAKSGLLILCGGGAKNALLVERIKSYLPKWRVASSDDFAISADFMEAMAFAWMAYRTLNGLPSNAPSVTGAQKAAILGQITYAP, encoded by the coding sequence ATGAACGCACATTCATCTCTCTACATTGGAATCATGTCGGGAACAAGCCTAGATGGTATCGACATCGCCCTAGTTGAAATAACCGATAATCAAACTCGCCTAATTGCAAGTTTGGAAACCCCCTTTACACCGTCACTCAAACAGCAACTCAGCAGCCTAATAACATCAAAACAATGCGACTTAGCAACCATAGGTGACCTTTCGTATCAATTAGCAGATGAATATGCTAATGCTGTAAATTATTTATTAAATGAAAATAAAGTCTCTGCATCTGCTGTTACAGCAATTGGAGTTCATGGGCAAACCGTATTTCATCACCCAGAAAGTAACTATCCACATTCATTACAACTGGTTAATGCAAGTGTATTAGCCGTAAAAACAGGTATCAATTGTGTGCATAACTTTCGTGAAATGGACATTGCTTTAGGCGGTCAAGGCGCCCCATTAGTGCCTTTATTTCATCAAAGCTTACGCCCTCAATTGGCTATTGAATTACCTGAAGAATCACTTGTGTTTGCCAATATTGGGGGAATCGCAAATTTATCAATATGTGATAAAGACAACTTGCTTGGTTTTGATTCAGGACCGGGCAATACACTGATAGACATCATAGTCCAAACGCGATTTGAAAAAGAGTTTGATCACAATGGTGCGCTAGCAAGAAAAGGAAACGTGAATTCAGCTTTTCTTGAAGCAATGTTAACAGACCCATACTTTCAAAGTGAGATACCAAAAAGTACTGGACGCGAATACTTTAATCTTTCTTGGCTAGCGTCTTTTGAAGAATATGCCAACATCAATGCGTATGACATTTTAGCCACTGTGACCGAGTTAACAGCGATAACGATGACACAAACGTTAAAAGCAAAAAGCGGCTTACTGATTTTATGCGGTGGTGGCGCTAAAAACGCATTACTTGTTGAACGCATTAAGTCTTATCTACCAAAATGGCGCGTTGCCAGCAGTGATGATTTCGCCATTAGTGCCGATTTTATGGAAGCGATGGCATTTGCTTGGATGGCATATCGAACTTTAAATGGCTTGCCCTCAAACGCCCCGTCTGTCACTGGTGCTCAAAAAGCTGCTATTTTGGGTCAAATCACTTATGCACCTTAG